One genomic window of Cellulophaga sp. Hel_I_12 includes the following:
- the cysS gene encoding cysteine--tRNA ligase, with the protein MQLYKSQKLKVYNSLSGKKEILEPITEGAIGMYVCGPTVYSNVHLGNCRTFMSFDMIFRYLKHLGYKVRYVRNITDAGHLENDADEGEDKIAKKARLERIEPMEVVQRYTVDFHTILQKFNFLPPSIEPTATGHIIEQIEIIKDILEKGYAYEINGSVYFNVSKFNETHEYGKLSGRKLEDMITNTRELTAQDEKQSPQDFALWKKAEAQHIMRWPSPWGDGFPGWHLECTAMSTKYLGESFDIHGGGMDLKFPHHECEIAQAEATNGVSPVKYWLHANMLTMNGKKMAKSTGNNILPEEIFSGENTILSKPFSPTVVRFFMLQAHYTSILDLSNEALLASEKGYLKLMEAFNSLASLAIGNPGDFDVLSWQQKCYDAMNDDFNTPTLIAHLFEAVKHINAIKDGKETISEEDKQLLTHVLSAFIFDVLGLENKNQSGADTDKLADVVSLFIQLRKEARDNKDFATSDKIRDQLAALGIHLKDGKDGTTFSVD; encoded by the coding sequence ATGCAATTATATAAAAGCCAAAAACTAAAAGTTTATAACTCCCTTTCAGGTAAAAAAGAAATTTTGGAACCCATTACTGAAGGCGCTATTGGAATGTATGTTTGTGGACCAACAGTGTACAGCAATGTGCACTTGGGGAATTGCAGAACCTTCATGTCTTTTGATATGATTTTTAGGTACCTTAAACATTTAGGCTATAAAGTTCGCTATGTTAGGAATATCACAGATGCTGGTCATTTAGAAAATGACGCGGATGAAGGTGAAGATAAAATTGCAAAAAAAGCACGCTTAGAACGTATTGAACCTATGGAAGTTGTTCAGCGGTATACAGTAGATTTTCATACCATACTTCAAAAATTTAATTTTTTACCTCCTAGCATAGAACCAACAGCAACAGGTCATATTATTGAGCAAATAGAAATTATTAAAGATATTCTCGAAAAAGGATATGCCTATGAAATAAATGGCTCTGTTTATTTTAATGTCTCTAAATTTAATGAAACTCACGAATATGGTAAGTTGAGCGGCAGAAAATTAGAAGATATGATTACCAATACGCGCGAACTTACAGCACAGGACGAAAAACAAAGTCCTCAAGATTTTGCCTTATGGAAAAAAGCAGAGGCACAACATATTATGCGTTGGCCTTCGCCTTGGGGTGATGGTTTTCCTGGTTGGCATTTAGAATGCACCGCGATGAGTACTAAATATTTAGGAGAATCCTTTGATATTCACGGTGGTGGCATGGATTTAAAGTTTCCACACCACGAATGCGAAATTGCACAAGCTGAAGCCACTAACGGAGTTTCTCCTGTTAAGTATTGGCTTCATGCGAATATGCTAACGATGAATGGAAAGAAAATGGCAAAGTCCACGGGAAATAATATTTTACCCGAAGAGATTTTTTCTGGCGAAAATACCATACTATCCAAACCTTTTTCTCCTACTGTAGTACGTTTTTTTATGCTACAAGCGCATTATACAAGTATTTTAGACTTAAGTAATGAGGCCTTATTAGCTTCTGAAAAAGGCTATTTAAAATTAATGGAGGCCTTTAATAGCCTAGCAAGCTTGGCCATAGGTAATCCTGGCGATTTTGATGTTCTTTCTTGGCAACAAAAATGCTATGATGCCATGAATGACGATTTTAATACCCCTACCCTAATTGCTCATTTATTTGAAGCCGTAAAACATATAAATGCTATAAAAGACGGGAAAGAAACTATTTCTGAAGAGGATAAGCAACTTTTAACACATGTGCTAAGTGCATTTATATTTGATGTTTTAGGCCTTGAAAACAAAAATCAAAGTGGAGCAGATACGGATAAACTAGCCGATGTTGTGTCCTTATTTATTCAGCTTAGAAAAGAAGCACGAGATAACAAAGATTTTGCGACTTCTGATAAAATAAGAGATCAATTGGCTGCCTTGGGAATACACTTAAAAGATGGGAAAGATGGCACTACGTTTAGTGTTGACTAA